A part of Longimicrobiaceae bacterium genomic DNA contains:
- a CDS encoding sigma-70 family RNA polymerase sigma factor: MARSSAVDGAFGVDPQPPRDALSEMDDSGLVAAFLEGEKRAFNVLVDRYQGRLLNFVYRTTGDRERAEDLVQETFIRVYRHLHRFDQSKKFSTWIYTIASNLAKNELRNRSRNPLVLFQAIKKNWDADQKPLEWEDNTFRPDDLFRKRHLRQMVEAAVEELPEHHRVVFVLRELEGKTYEEIAEITSCNLGTVKSRLNRARNNFAQIIAPLLS, translated from the coding sequence ATGGCCAGATCATCCGCCGTGGACGGGGCCTTTGGGGTGGATCCTCAACCCCCGCGGGACGCGCTGAGCGAAATGGACGACAGCGGTCTGGTCGCGGCCTTCCTCGAGGGGGAGAAGCGAGCCTTCAATGTCCTCGTCGACCGCTACCAGGGTCGACTGCTGAACTTTGTGTACCGCACCACAGGCGATCGGGAGCGCGCAGAAGATCTCGTGCAGGAGACCTTCATCCGCGTCTATCGCCACCTGCATCGTTTCGACCAGTCCAAGAAGTTTTCGACCTGGATCTACACGATCGCGTCGAACCTGGCCAAGAACGAGCTGCGCAATCGCTCGCGCAACCCGCTGGTGCTCTTCCAGGCGATCAAGAAGAACTGGGACGCGGACCAGAAGCCGCTGGAGTGGGAGGACAACACCTTTCGTCCGGACGACCTCTTCCGTAAGCGCCACCTTCGGCAGATGGTGGAGGCGGCCGTCGAGGAGCTGCCGGAGCACCACCGCGTGGTCTTCGTCCTGCGCGAGCTCGAGGGGAAGACCTACGAGGAGATCGCGGAGATCACCTCCTGCAACCTCGGCACGGTGAAGAGCCGCTTGAACCGCGCGCGCAACAACTTCGCGCAGATCATCGCGCCGCTGCTTTCCTGA
- a CDS encoding Gfo/Idh/MocA family oxidoreductase: MPLDRKIRYGMVGGGPGAFIGGVHRKAAALDGEIELVAGAFSSSAEKSRQQGRELFLDPSRVYDSWEQMVERESRLPEGERIDFVSIVTPNVSHFQIARAFLEAGFHVVCDKPMTTTLEDAEELCRLVEQKQAVFVLTHNYTGFPMVKQARELVRQGKLGTIRKIVAEYPQGWLAKAAGINMWRLDPKIAGISSAVGDIGLHAWHLARYITGLELEAVCADTTTFGSGYELEDDANLLVHYQGGARGIIYSSQISVGEENGLRVRIYGTEAGLDWRQENPNYLRVMYVDQPERVYKRGNDYLDPIVRHNSRIPFGHHEAFIEAFANIYRNAARTIAARIAGEQPGEFDTDFPTVQEGARGVHFIETAIRSGREGGWVEARYTPPGG, encoded by the coding sequence ATGCCTCTGGATCGAAAGATTCGCTACGGGATGGTAGGAGGAGGTCCTGGCGCCTTCATCGGCGGGGTACATCGTAAGGCGGCCGCCCTGGACGGAGAGATCGAGCTCGTGGCGGGCGCCTTCTCGTCGTCGGCCGAGAAATCACGTCAGCAAGGGCGGGAGCTCTTCCTGGATCCGTCCCGCGTGTACGACTCCTGGGAGCAGATGGTGGAGAGGGAGAGTCGACTCCCGGAGGGCGAGCGAATCGACTTCGTCTCCATTGTAACACCCAATGTCTCCCATTTCCAGATTGCTCGCGCCTTTCTCGAGGCGGGCTTCCACGTCGTCTGCGACAAGCCGATGACGACCACCCTGGAGGACGCCGAGGAGCTCTGCCGGCTGGTGGAGCAGAAGCAGGCTGTCTTCGTCCTCACCCACAACTACACCGGCTTTCCCATGGTCAAGCAGGCGCGCGAGCTGGTGCGCCAGGGGAAGCTCGGGACGATTCGCAAGATCGTGGCGGAGTACCCTCAGGGATGGCTGGCGAAGGCGGCCGGCATCAACATGTGGCGTCTCGACCCCAAGATCGCCGGGATTTCCTCGGCCGTCGGTGACATCGGGCTGCACGCGTGGCACCTGGCGCGCTACATCACCGGTCTGGAGCTGGAGGCGGTCTGCGCCGACACCACCACCTTCGGCTCCGGATACGAGCTGGAGGACGACGCCAACCTCCTGGTTCATTACCAGGGGGGCGCCCGCGGCATCATCTACTCCTCGCAGATTTCCGTCGGTGAGGAGAACGGGCTGCGCGTGCGGATCTACGGCACCGAAGCGGGCCTCGACTGGCGGCAGGAGAATCCCAACTACCTCCGCGTGATGTACGTCGACCAGCCCGAACGAGTCTACAAGCGCGGCAACGACTACCTCGACCCCATCGTTCGCCACAACTCGCGCATCCCCTTCGGGCATCACGAAGCCTTCATCGAAGCCTTCGCGAACATCTACCGCAACGCCGCCCGCACCATCGCCGCCCGTATCGCGGGAGAGCAGCCGGGTGAGTTCGACACCGACTTCCCCACCGTGCAGGAGGGCGCGCGCGGCGTGCACTTCATCGAGACCGC
- a CDS encoding pitrilysin family protein: MDFPVEPYELPNGLRVVLSEDHRQPVVAVNLWYNVGSRNEREGRTGFAHLFEHMMFQGSEHVPDTAHIAHIERVGGSMNGSTWLDRTNYFETVPADWLELALWLESDRMGFLLPAMTQEKLDNQRSVVQNERRWRVDNQPYGDWDERIQALVYPEDHPYHHSVIGSMADLDAATLEDVREFFRTYYAPNNAVLTICGDFDPVRARELVDRYFGPIPRGPEVPPIPGRTAIPIPRPEPVRVTVESQIALPRVYLAFRTPAYGHEDFYPGDVLAHLLATGKSSRLYRSLVRERKLAQSVVAFAFPIVTGAAMIVIWATAHAGVDIAELEAALWTELEALHGGIPDHELARALTSIEARQVIGLQQVGERADQISMYTTLFGDPYRINTELDRYRAVTPDDIRRFALAYLSRGGAVTLTYVPRAGGGNG, translated from the coding sequence ATGGATTTCCCGGTAGAACCGTACGAGCTGCCCAACGGCCTGAGGGTCGTGCTGTCGGAGGACCACCGTCAGCCCGTGGTGGCGGTGAACCTCTGGTACAACGTCGGCAGCCGCAACGAGCGGGAAGGGCGCACGGGATTCGCCCACCTGTTCGAGCACATGATGTTCCAGGGCTCGGAGCACGTGCCCGACACCGCCCACATCGCTCACATCGAGCGGGTGGGCGGATCGATGAACGGATCCACCTGGCTCGACCGCACGAACTACTTCGAGACGGTCCCGGCCGATTGGCTGGAGCTCGCCCTGTGGCTGGAGTCCGACCGGATGGGGTTTCTGCTCCCGGCCATGACCCAGGAGAAGCTGGACAACCAGCGCAGCGTCGTGCAGAACGAGCGGCGCTGGCGGGTCGACAACCAGCCCTACGGTGACTGGGACGAGCGGATCCAGGCGTTGGTGTATCCGGAGGATCATCCCTATCACCATTCGGTAATCGGCAGCATGGCCGATCTCGATGCGGCCACGCTCGAGGACGTGCGGGAGTTCTTCCGCACCTACTACGCGCCGAACAACGCCGTGCTCACCATCTGCGGCGACTTCGATCCGGTTCGTGCGCGGGAGCTGGTTGATCGCTACTTCGGTCCGATCCCCCGCGGTCCCGAGGTTCCGCCAATTCCCGGGCGTACCGCGATCCCGATCCCCCGACCCGAGCCGGTCCGCGTCACGGTGGAGAGCCAGATCGCCTTGCCGCGCGTGTACCTGGCCTTTCGAACGCCTGCCTACGGGCACGAAGACTTCTATCCCGGCGACGTCCTTGCTCACCTCCTGGCCACCGGCAAGTCCTCGCGGCTCTACCGCTCGCTGGTGCGGGAGCGGAAGCTGGCGCAGAGCGTGGTGGCCTTCGCCTTTCCGATCGTGACCGGGGCGGCGATGATCGTGATCTGGGCCACTGCCCATGCCGGGGTCGACATCGCGGAGCTGGAGGCGGCACTCTGGACGGAGCTCGAGGCTCTGCATGGCGGGATCCCCGACCACGAACTGGCGCGAGCGCTGACGAGCATCGAGGCCAGGCAGGTGATCGGACTGCAGCAGGTGGGGGAACGGGCCGACCAGATCTCCATGTACACGACGCTCTTTGGCGACCCGTACCGCATCAACACCGAACTCGATCGCTACCGCGCGGTGACCCCCGACGACATCCGGCGCTTCGCACTCGCCTACCTCAGCAGAGGAGGCGCGGTCACGCTCACCTACGTGCCCCGTGCCGGGGGAGGGAACGGCTGA
- a CDS encoding TonB-dependent receptor plug domain-containing protein → MHHRDRSRLARKVTLALLAVGSTACAGNGFRPPTESDPDEQVRVGYDTQDREDVTGSVGSVTAEDIAGQKVTRVEEMIEGRFAGVQVIRNRNGEFTLRIRGVSTFMGSSEPLFVIDGMPVHTAPGRALIGLNPADIARIDILKDAGATAIYGSRGANGVVLITTKRAR, encoded by the coding sequence ATGCATCATCGCGATCGGTCCCGCCTCGCGCGGAAGGTCACACTGGCGCTCCTGGCCGTCGGATCGACGGCTTGCGCCGGTAACGGGTTCCGGCCACCCACGGAATCCGATCCCGACGAGCAGGTGCGTGTCGGTTACGACACGCAGGATCGGGAGGATGTGACCGGTTCGGTGGGGTCGGTCACGGCGGAAGACATCGCGGGGCAGAAGGTCACCCGCGTGGAGGAGATGATCGAGGGTCGCTTCGCCGGCGTCCAGGTCATCCGCAACCGCAACGGAGAGTTCACGCTCCGCATCCGCGGAGTCTCGACCTTCATGGGCAGCTCCGAGCCGCTCTTCGTGATCGACGGCATGCCGGTCCACACCGCCCCCGGTCGCGCCCTCATCGGCCTCAACCCGGCCGACATTGCCCGCATCGACATCCTCAAGGATGCGGGCGCCACCGCCATCTACGGCAGCCGCGGCGCGAACGGAGTGGTGCTGATCACGACCAAGCGGGCGAGGTAA
- the holA gene encoding DNA polymerase III subunit delta, whose translation MPVLTPARFARHLEQEQPAGAYFLHGEEEHLREAAVQRVVAAVLDPTTRDFNFDQLRGDDVTPETLASILATPPMMAEHRVVVVRDVQGLSPKAREVVESVAASPPAGLVLVLSGQKPSGSRAKFYDQLQKLTISVEFPRLGLNDLPGWLTEHAREEHGLELEIDAARALVSAIGSHLGVLSTELEKLASFASGRKTITLDDVRAVGGYIPRVDRWAWFDLVGERRFEEALRLLPELLEAGESAVGLVAGMGGHLLRVGIAVAGGPAALEKELPPNQRWLARRVGAAARAWTVEELDAALADLLRTDRLLKSAPLTDRQAIEELLLRLAGAHSGAVAA comes from the coding sequence GTGCCCGTTCTCACCCCCGCACGTTTCGCGCGGCATCTCGAGCAGGAGCAGCCGGCCGGCGCCTACTTCCTCCACGGGGAGGAGGAGCACCTGCGCGAGGCCGCCGTGCAGCGTGTCGTTGCCGCGGTTCTGGACCCGACGACCCGCGACTTCAACTTCGACCAGCTCCGCGGTGACGATGTCACGCCGGAGACCCTGGCCTCCATCCTGGCCACCCCGCCGATGATGGCGGAGCACCGCGTGGTCGTCGTACGTGACGTGCAGGGGCTCTCCCCGAAGGCTCGCGAGGTGGTGGAATCGGTCGCCGCCTCGCCACCGGCAGGGCTGGTCCTGGTTCTGAGCGGGCAGAAGCCCTCCGGGAGCCGCGCCAAGTTCTACGACCAGTTGCAGAAGCTGACGATCTCAGTCGAATTCCCCCGCCTCGGGCTGAACGACCTCCCCGGGTGGCTGACGGAGCACGCGCGCGAGGAGCACGGCCTCGAGCTGGAGATCGACGCCGCGCGGGCGCTGGTGAGCGCGATCGGCAGTCATCTCGGCGTCCTTTCCACGGAGTTGGAGAAGCTCGCCTCCTTTGCTTCGGGCAGGAAGACGATCACCCTGGACGACGTGCGCGCGGTAGGCGGCTACATCCCCCGGGTGGATCGCTGGGCCTGGTTTGACCTGGTGGGAGAGCGGCGCTTCGAGGAGGCGCTCCGGCTCCTGCCCGAGTTGCTCGAAGCGGGGGAGAGCGCGGTAGGGCTGGTCGCCGGGATGGGCGGGCACCTCTTACGGGTGGGGATCGCGGTGGCCGGGGGTCCGGCGGCGCTTGAGAAGGAGCTGCCGCCGAACCAGCGCTGGCTGGCGCGACGGGTGGGCGCGGCGGCCCGCGCCTGGACGGTGGAGGAGCTGGACGCCGCCCTGGCCGACCTGCTCCGCACCGACCGACTCCTCAAGAGCGCGCCGTTGACCGATCGACAGGCGATCGAGGAGCTGCTGCTAAGGCTGGCCGGTGCGCACTCGGGCGCTGTCGCCGCCTGA
- a CDS encoding pitrilysin family protein → MGTNATPTPERVDRSQPPGPGPRRPFAFPVIERFELANGLPVLTARTEGLPVATLALLVPASGVFEPEDRAGLASLSGALLDSGTDRRSAFEIAETFESLGAHFGVGTGWDTTEVELTALTSTLSPGTELMAELVRSPSFPGDEVDRVRKEHIASILQRRAEPRGLANEVAARFFFAPESPFSRPLGGTTHTLQGLTRQDIVDFHRGHYTPFGATLVVAGNLDPEDVRDLAEATFGDWVGPASVRPVVSSAPAARARRVVIVDRPGSVQSELRVGHVGVARSTPDYFPLIVMNTILGGAFTSRLNLNLREKQGFTYGVSSGFAMRRNPGPFVISTAVQSEVTAAALTEIFREVEAIRDAPVSASELQDARNYIAGVFPLRLETTEGVTARLVELALHGLPLDYFDAYRDRVLEVPADEVLRVARQHVRPEEMCVVIVGDAAQVRGPVEALDLGPVEVVNVEDLP, encoded by the coding sequence ATGGGAACCAACGCGACACCCACCCCCGAGCGCGTCGATCGCTCGCAGCCCCCCGGCCCCGGGCCGCGTCGTCCGTTCGCCTTTCCGGTCATCGAGCGGTTCGAGCTGGCGAACGGCCTTCCGGTGCTCACCGCGAGGACCGAAGGTCTCCCGGTGGCGACCCTGGCGTTGCTCGTCCCCGCTTCGGGCGTCTTCGAGCCGGAGGATCGTGCCGGCCTCGCTTCGCTTTCCGGGGCTCTCCTCGATTCGGGAACGGATCGGCGGTCAGCGTTCGAGATCGCCGAGACCTTCGAGAGCCTCGGTGCGCATTTTGGCGTCGGCACCGGCTGGGACACCACGGAGGTGGAGCTGACGGCGCTCACCTCCACGCTCTCCCCCGGCACCGAGCTGATGGCCGAGCTGGTGCGAAGCCCCTCCTTTCCGGGCGACGAGGTGGATCGGGTGCGCAAGGAGCATATCGCCTCGATCCTGCAACGGCGGGCGGAGCCGCGCGGTCTGGCCAACGAGGTCGCCGCCCGGTTCTTCTTTGCGCCCGAGAGCCCGTTTTCGCGACCGCTGGGCGGCACCACCCACACCCTGCAAGGGCTCACGCGGCAAGACATCGTCGATTTCCATCGCGGCCACTACACGCCCTTCGGCGCGACTCTCGTGGTCGCCGGAAACCTCGATCCGGAGGACGTTCGTGACCTCGCCGAAGCGACCTTCGGCGACTGGGTCGGCCCCGCCTCGGTGCGTCCAGTGGTCAGCTCGGCGCCCGCGGCGCGCGCGCGTCGAGTGGTGATCGTGGACCGACCCGGGTCGGTACAGTCGGAGCTGCGGGTGGGACACGTCGGGGTTGCGCGCAGCACCCCCGACTACTTCCCGCTGATCGTGATGAACACGATCCTCGGCGGGGCCTTTACCAGCCGGCTCAACCTGAACCTGCGGGAGAAGCAGGGCTTCACCTACGGAGTCTCCTCCGGGTTCGCCATGCGTCGCAACCCCGGACCATTCGTGATCTCCACCGCCGTGCAAAGCGAGGTGACCGCTGCGGCGCTGACCGAGATCTTCCGAGAGGTAGAGGCGATCCGCGATGCTCCGGTGTCCGCCAGCGAGCTGCAGGACGCTCGGAACTACATAGCCGGAGTATTCCCGCTTCGGTTGGAGACTACGGAGGGGGTCACGGCCCGACTGGTCGAGCTGGCGCTGCACGGCCTGCCGCTGGACTACTTCGACGCCTACCGCGACCGGGTGCTCGAGGTGCCGGCGGACGAGGTGCTGCGGGTGGCCCGACAGCACGTGCGGCCGGAGGAGATGTGCGTGGTGATCGTGGGGGACGCGGCGCAGGTCCGTGGGCCCGTCGAAGCACTCGACCTCGGGCCGGTCGAGGTCGTCAACGTGGAGGATCTGCCGTGA
- a CDS encoding ATP-dependent 6-phosphofructokinase, which yields MNSYNQIRRIAINTGGGDAPGLNAVIRAATLTALQNGWEVVGIRRGYMGLLVPEIDGEPGLVPLTADIISGITHLGGTILGTTTRGNPFGLEVRTPDGTWGSGDRSQEIIDRFREAQIDALIAIGGDGSLRIAHILFQRGLRVVGVPKTIDNDLAATDVTFGFQTAVEVATDAIGRLHSTAEAHQRVMVVQVMGRHTGWIAMESGLAGGADVILIPEIPYSVDAIVDKIRERERSGRRFSIVVVAEGARPVGGEPSFVGDTKRYGGIAERLASEIEERSGKETRTLVLGHIQRGGSPIPYDRNLALRFGAAAVRCVERGNYGCMVALQGNSIRAVPLGDAIQDIKRVPMDGELVLTARRLGICFGD from the coding sequence ATGAACAGCTACAACCAGATCCGGCGGATCGCCATCAATACCGGCGGAGGCGACGCACCGGGATTGAACGCGGTGATCCGTGCCGCGACACTCACGGCGCTCCAGAATGGCTGGGAGGTCGTTGGCATCCGGCGGGGATACATGGGGCTGCTGGTCCCGGAGATCGACGGCGAGCCCGGGCTGGTGCCGCTCACCGCGGACATCATCAGCGGCATCACCCACCTGGGCGGCACCATCCTGGGAACCACCACGCGAGGCAACCCCTTCGGTCTCGAGGTTCGCACTCCCGATGGCACCTGGGGGAGCGGCGACCGTTCGCAGGAGATCATCGACCGTTTCCGCGAGGCGCAGATCGATGCGCTCATCGCCATCGGCGGTGACGGATCGCTGCGGATCGCGCACATCCTGTTTCAGCGGGGATTGCGCGTGGTGGGCGTGCCGAAGACGATCGACAACGACCTCGCCGCCACCGACGTGACGTTTGGCTTCCAGACCGCGGTGGAGGTGGCGACCGACGCCATCGGGCGCCTCCACTCGACCGCCGAGGCGCACCAGCGGGTGATGGTCGTGCAGGTGATGGGGCGGCACACCGGGTGGATTGCCATGGAGTCGGGTCTGGCGGGTGGAGCGGACGTGATTCTGATCCCCGAGATCCCTTACTCCGTCGACGCGATCGTAGATAAGATCCGGGAGCGGGAGCGGAGTGGTCGGCGCTTCAGCATCGTGGTGGTGGCGGAGGGGGCGCGGCCGGTGGGGGGCGAGCCGAGCTTCGTGGGCGACACCAAGCGCTACGGTGGCATCGCCGAGCGGCTGGCCAGCGAGATCGAGGAGAGGAGCGGGAAGGAGACGCGGACGCTGGTGCTGGGGCACATCCAGCGGGGTGGTTCGCCGATCCCCTATGACCGCAACCTGGCGCTCCGCTTCGGCGCCGCCGCCGTCCGCTGTGTGGAGCGCGGCAACTACGGCTGCATGGTCGCGCTGCAGGGGAACAGCATCCGCGCCGTCCCGCTCGGCGACGCCATCCAGGACATCAAGCGCGTCCCCATGGACGGCGAGCTCGTGCTGACGGCGCGGCGGCTGGGGATATGCTTCGGGGACTGA
- a CDS encoding zf-HC2 domain-containing protein, with protein sequence MIDCAEFLESYSDFRDGYVSAERREDFEAHLRVCDSCARYDRVIGSGVQVFRSLPPLAPSPDFQVRLQGRLYALEQASGKHGSGASLAVTLMICAALGIGAWIPTLRPAPADPVRLPPIVAHAPYHDLTPVLMRSPTPAVVLPQLPATGYYSRSLLFREAMGPTTTLAYRPASLYGH encoded by the coding sequence ATGATCGATTGCGCTGAGTTTCTCGAGTCCTACTCCGATTTCCGGGACGGATACGTCTCGGCGGAGCGGAGGGAGGATTTCGAGGCGCACCTTCGGGTGTGCGACTCCTGCGCCCGGTACGACCGGGTGATCGGGAGTGGGGTTCAGGTCTTTCGATCGCTCCCTCCATTGGCGCCGTCGCCGGACTTCCAGGTTCGACTCCAGGGGCGCTTGTATGCGTTGGAGCAGGCGAGCGGCAAGCACGGCTCGGGCGCTTCGCTGGCGGTGACCCTCATGATCTGCGCGGCCCTCGGAATCGGTGCGTGGATCCCGACCCTCCGACCTGCTCCCGCTGACCCCGTGCGGCTGCCGCCGATCGTCGCTCACGCACCCTACCACGACCTGACACCGGTCCTCATGCGGAGCCCGACACCCGCGGTGGTGCTGCCGCAGCTGCCCGCCACCGGGTATTACAGTCGGAGTCTGCTGTTCCGGGAAGCGATGGGGCCCACCACCACCCTCGCTTATCGCCCGGCCAGCCTCTACGGGCATTAG
- a CDS encoding YdcF family protein, which produces MRAARILGWTIFVAALGWGGSVFAIYLFGHRDQARPADAIVVLGAAQYQGRPSPVLRARLDHAIALYRDSIASTLILTGGVGVGDTISEAEVGRRYAVKAGVPSTSILVERTGISTEQSLRAVARLMRERGLHSAVLVSDPFHMLRLRLVASRLGIRPYSSPTRTSPIREGSETEWRFLLRESLILPFVLLGIA; this is translated from the coding sequence ATGAGGGCAGCCCGCATCCTCGGGTGGACGATCTTCGTGGCCGCGCTGGGTTGGGGTGGATCGGTTTTCGCTATCTATCTGTTCGGCCATCGTGACCAGGCGCGTCCCGCCGATGCCATCGTCGTGCTCGGAGCTGCCCAGTATCAGGGACGACCGTCGCCAGTGCTGCGCGCGCGGCTGGATCACGCGATCGCCCTCTATCGGGACTCCATCGCCAGCACGTTGATCCTGACCGGGGGAGTCGGGGTGGGAGACACGATCAGCGAGGCGGAGGTGGGGCGCCGGTATGCGGTAAAGGCGGGTGTTCCCTCGACCAGTATCCTTGTCGAGCGAACCGGGATCAGCACCGAGCAGTCGCTGCGAGCCGTCGCCCGGTTGATGCGCGAGCGCGGCCTGCACTCGGCGGTGCTGGTGAGTGATCCCTTTCACATGCTGCGGCTTCGTCTCGTGGCGTCACGCCTGGGGATCAGGCCGTACAGCTCGCCGACCCGGACCAGCCCGATTCGCGAGGGATCGGAAACGGAGTGGCGATTCCTGCTGCGCGAGAGCCTGATCCTCCCGTTCGTATTGCTCGGAATCGCCTGA
- a CDS encoding NUDIX hydrolase, with protein sequence MTDRTQGGEAPVKLSSVPVHNGRIVHLSIDTVRFPDGKVGELEMIRHSGAAAVLPLLSERDDPDPEIVLIRQYRYAGGGYMLEVPAGRPDRPGEDWEVCARRELEEETGYTADRFTRLTGIHTTPGFTDEYIHLYLAEGLREGNTAHDHDEYIEVERMPISHALDLIRQGEITDAKTVVTLLFAWTYLLSASRPAR encoded by the coding sequence GTGACGGACCGTACACAGGGCGGGGAAGCCCCGGTGAAGCTGTCCTCTGTCCCGGTTCACAACGGGCGGATCGTCCACCTGAGCATCGACACCGTCCGCTTTCCGGACGGTAAGGTCGGCGAGCTGGAGATGATCCGGCATTCCGGTGCGGCGGCCGTGCTGCCCCTGCTGAGCGAGCGCGACGATCCCGACCCGGAAATCGTGCTGATCCGGCAGTACCGTTATGCCGGCGGCGGGTACATGCTCGAAGTCCCCGCTGGACGGCCCGACCGGCCGGGCGAGGACTGGGAAGTGTGCGCCCGGCGGGAGCTGGAGGAAGAGACCGGATACACGGCCGACCGCTTCACCCGACTGACGGGAATCCACACCACGCCGGGCTTCACTGACGAGTACATCCACCTGTACCTCGCCGAGGGCCTGCGCGAGGGAAACACGGCCCACGACCACGACGAGTACATCGAGGTCGAGCGGATGCCCATTTCGCATGCCCTCGACCTGATTCGGCAGGGAGAGATCACCGACGCCAAGACCGTAGTCACCCTCCTCTTCGCCTGGACTTACCTCCTGTCGGCGAGCAGACCCGCCCGCTGA